One segment of Bacteroidales bacterium DNA contains the following:
- a CDS encoding dicarboxylate/amino acid:cation symporter, whose translation MKILRLKLHWQILIGLLLGVVYGIFLSDQINYVSWMGDIFLRLLQMVIVPLILSSIISGVANIGSAERLGRIGLKTIGYYLLTSVLAILTGQLLAIAIKPGNDAELGFRNEVEGLQEATQSFGDTLKNIIPTNIFEAFSQNQMLSVIFFAILFGFFITQVQDKAKRQLTDFFNSVFEVMMRLTMFIIRLTPVGIFGIVAKVVSEQEDLPGLMASMGLYMLVVFLGLTIHATITLPLILRFFARVNPRKHFKAVLTPLITAFTTSSSSATLPLTMEAVEHNDGVSNKITSFTLPLGATVNMDGTALYECVAAIFIAQAYGVELGFTQQLIVVATALLASIGAAGIPMAGLVMITVVLTAVGLPLEGVGLILAVDRILDMLRTTVNVWSDTCGAVVIARSEGEALEGIAIADYPDRGGRRKRD comes from the coding sequence ATGAAAATACTCAGATTGAAGCTGCACTGGCAGATCCTGATCGGATTGCTGCTGGGTGTGGTTTATGGAATATTTCTTTCAGATCAGATCAATTATGTATCCTGGATGGGAGATATCTTCCTGCGGCTGCTTCAGATGGTCATTGTCCCTTTGATATTAAGTTCGATCATCTCAGGAGTGGCCAACATCGGTTCCGCTGAACGACTTGGCAGAATTGGACTAAAAACAATCGGGTATTACCTGCTCACCAGTGTTCTTGCCATCCTGACCGGACAACTTCTGGCCATTGCCATCAAACCCGGCAACGATGCCGAACTGGGATTCCGGAATGAAGTTGAAGGATTACAGGAAGCAACGCAATCATTTGGGGATACGCTGAAAAACATCATCCCGACCAATATTTTTGAAGCTTTCAGCCAGAACCAGATGCTTTCGGTCATTTTTTTCGCCATTCTTTTCGGATTTTTCATAACGCAGGTACAGGATAAGGCAAAGCGCCAGCTTACTGATTTTTTCAATTCCGTCTTTGAAGTGATGATGAGGCTTACGATGTTCATCATCAGGCTTACTCCTGTTGGAATTTTTGGTATTGTTGCAAAAGTAGTGTCCGAACAGGAGGATTTGCCCGGATTGATGGCCAGTATGGGATTATATATGCTCGTTGTATTTTTGGGGCTGACTATCCATGCCACAATTACACTGCCATTGATTTTACGTTTTTTCGCCAGGGTGAATCCCCGGAAACATTTCAAGGCAGTTCTCACCCCTTTGATCACGGCTTTTACGACCTCTTCCTCCAGCGCCACTTTGCCTTTAACAATGGAAGCAGTGGAACACAATGACGGTGTTTCGAATAAGATCACCAGCTTCACCTTACCACTGGGGGCGACTGTCAATATGGATGGAACTGCACTCTATGAATGTGTGGCTGCTATTTTCATTGCCCAGGCCTATGGGGTAGAACTTGGATTCACACAACAGTTGATCGTTGTGGCAACGGCTTTGCTCGCCTCCATCGGTGCAGCCGGGATCCCAATGGCCGGCCTGGTGATGATCACTGTTGTTCTCACAGCGGTGGGACTGCCGCTGGAAGGTGTGGGTCTTATCCTTGCGGTGGACCGGATCCTGGATATGCTTCGGACGACAGTCAATGTTTGGAGCGATACCTGCGGTGCGGTGGTCATCGCACGGTCGGAAGGGGAGGCGCTGGAAGGAATAGCCATTGCTGATTACCCAGATAGAGGTGGAAGGAGAAAGAGAGATTGA
- a CDS encoding LytTR family DNA-binding domain-containing protein, with the protein MNAIIIEDEKLAAEYLRGLIQRYDPQIRVLFESDSVKKTVRWFEEGGQADLAFFDIQLADGLSFEIFDKALVTCPVIFTTAYNEYALRAFKVNSIDYLLKPIDLGDLKRAIDKFRTGWLKEPADHTTRRLDALDRILHQFQKTYKSRFVVKVGDHIRPVVVEEILYFYSLDKATFFVTAENRHYPVDYSLEYLEEILDPSRFFRINRKYAISLPAILDIISYSNSRLKIKLKHSTDQDVIVSRERVSEFRHWLDR; encoded by the coding sequence ATGAATGCCATTATCATTGAAGACGAGAAGCTTGCTGCCGAGTATCTGCGGGGACTGATCCAGCGCTATGATCCTCAGATCCGCGTGCTTTTTGAGTCGGATTCGGTCAAAAAGACGGTCCGCTGGTTTGAGGAGGGCGGACAGGCCGACCTGGCCTTTTTCGACATTCAGCTGGCCGACGGGCTGAGCTTTGAGATCTTCGACAAAGCCCTGGTTACCTGCCCTGTGATCTTCACAACGGCCTATAACGAGTACGCCCTGCGCGCTTTCAAGGTCAACAGCATTGATTATTTACTGAAACCGATTGACCTGGGTGATCTTAAAAGGGCCATCGATAAGTTCAGGACCGGCTGGCTGAAAGAGCCGGCAGATCATACCACCCGCCGCCTGGATGCCCTTGACCGTATCCTGCATCAGTTTCAAAAAACATACAAGTCACGTTTCGTGGTAAAGGTGGGTGATCACATCCGGCCTGTGGTGGTGGAGGAGATCCTGTATTTTTACAGCCTTGACAAGGCCACATTCTTTGTCACGGCTGAAAACAGGCATTATCCCGTGGATTATTCGCTGGAGTACCTGGAGGAGATCCTCGACCCTTCGCGTTTCTTTCGCATCAACCGCAAATATGCCATCAGCCTGCCGGCCATTCTGGATATTATCAGCTATTCCAACAGCCGGCTGAAAATTAAACTGAAACATTCGACCGACCAGGATGTCATTGTTAGCCGGGAAAGGGTATCGGAGTTCAGGCATTGGCTGGACCGGTGA
- a CDS encoding histidine kinase, producing MKGVKKNLLRHLRDIVVVTLVGTLVSLLFILNALTWHNVLVNLGYCAVLGTAIWKGNEVLTYWTEKKYPWEKNPGKALIINIILTILVSIILIFLVNFIWFSIVYKLNFWQFFLQRGGYWLVVIQLLVTFIITLILYVGDFFKSWRESVKREEQFKRESLAFQYESLKNQVNPHFLFNSLNVLSSLVTKDPEGSVQFIRQLSEVYRYVLEQKDREVVELGTEMRFVESYVYLQKIRYADNLRIELAPDLSDHYSRQVIPISVQMLVENAIKHNVVSGDEPLTVRIGVEGDHLVIRNNLQVRTTVPESGNIGLKNIKSRYEYLTERDFFIVNDGKEFVVRIPLIDIL from the coding sequence ATGAAAGGCGTAAAGAAAAACCTGCTCAGGCATCTCAGGGATATCGTCGTTGTCACCCTCGTCGGCACATTGGTATCACTGCTGTTTATCCTGAATGCACTGACCTGGCACAATGTGCTGGTCAATTTGGGCTACTGTGCTGTTCTGGGTACCGCTATCTGGAAAGGGAACGAGGTTCTTACCTATTGGACTGAGAAAAAGTACCCGTGGGAGAAAAATCCAGGCAAGGCATTGATAATCAATATTATATTGACAATACTGGTATCCATCATTCTTATTTTCCTGGTCAATTTCATCTGGTTCAGCATTGTCTATAAACTTAATTTCTGGCAATTTTTTCTGCAACGGGGAGGCTACTGGCTGGTGGTCATTCAGTTGCTGGTCACGTTCATCATAACTTTGATTCTTTATGTAGGAGACTTTTTTAAATCCTGGCGGGAATCCGTAAAAAGGGAGGAACAATTCAAGCGCGAGAGCCTTGCTTTTCAGTACGAATCGCTGAAGAACCAGGTCAATCCGCATTTTCTTTTCAACAGTCTGAACGTACTGAGCTCTCTGGTCACGAAGGACCCGGAAGGGTCGGTACAGTTCATCAGACAGTTGTCGGAAGTATACCGGTATGTTCTCGAGCAAAAAGACAGGGAGGTTGTGGAGCTGGGAACGGAGATGAGGTTTGTGGAATCCTATGTTTATCTGCAGAAGATCCGATATGCCGATAACCTGCGCATCGAGCTGGCGCCTGATCTTTCGGATCATTATTCAAGGCAGGTGATCCCGATATCGGTGCAGATGCTGGTCGAAAATGCCATCAAGCACAACGTCGTTTCAGGGGATGAGCCGCTGACGGTCAGGATCGGAGTGGAGGGAGATCATCTGGTGATCCGGAACAACCTGCAGGTCAGGACGACCGTCCCGGAATCGGGGAACATCGGCCTGAAAAATATCAAGTCACGGTATGAATACCTGACCGAGAGGGATTTTTTCATTGTGAATGACGGGAAGGAGTTTGTGGTCAGGATTCCATTGATAGATATCCTATGA
- a CDS encoding TonB-dependent receptor: MKTTLFLILFAGMLTSVSSQTTIMGRITDKSGETIVGANVYLENSYDGTSTDVEGNFSFTTGLSGQQKLVVSFIGYVQFEQFLDFTGETVTLSIILQPDNRELGGVEITAGIFEASDEKKAVILRPLDIVTTAGGLADISAVMNTLPGTQTVGEEGKLFVRGGDSYETQTFIDGMQVVNAYSSSMPDVPSRGRFSPYMFNGTMFSTGGFSAKYGQALSSALILKSNDLPEQTVTGLSLMTIGPGVEHTQKWDRSSVSASLEYMNLAPYFKLIPQEFDWEKAPEGMGSMMTFRHQTNADGMLKGFATFNHSNERMNYPSLSDIDQVMALGLKNNNLYTQVNYQDGIGSKIISQTGASFMQNTDDTDIDQDNLNEKEQSIQVRQVIKYIYSEKIIVEGGAEWQRKEFRQKYFSAEESTLYQTEFTDNLFSGFAEAEVNCSHRFALRAGGRVEYSGLLRMFNMAPRVSVAYRTGKSSQVSLAYGIFYQSPDRDYLLFDHDLDFERAAHYILNYQIMKNRRIFRVEVYRKKYDNLIKYNVLNSPDPSNYNNNGSGYAQGIDIFWRDQRTFSNIDYWISYSFLDTERDYKDYPVSAVPTFASRHNASVVVKYWVGKLSTQFGGTYSFSSGRTYYNPNSDAFLNDQTKPYHDLSLNASYLTEIFKKFTIVHLSVSNVLGFNNVFGYHYQTTPNPDGSYPSFPIKQWAKRFWFLGVFVSI, from the coding sequence ATGAAAACGACCCTCTTTCTGATCCTGTTTGCCGGTATGCTGACCTCGGTGAGTTCCCAGACCACAATCATGGGACGTATTACAGATAAATCAGGCGAAACCATTGTCGGTGCCAACGTCTATCTGGAGAACTCGTACGACGGAACCTCTACGGATGTGGAAGGGAATTTTAGCTTTACAACGGGATTGTCGGGGCAGCAGAAGCTGGTCGTTAGCTTCATTGGGTATGTTCAGTTCGAACAATTTCTGGATTTTACCGGTGAAACGGTCACGCTTTCAATTATTCTTCAGCCCGACAACCGGGAACTGGGAGGGGTGGAAATCACAGCTGGTATTTTTGAAGCGAGCGACGAGAAAAAAGCGGTCATCCTGCGGCCGCTGGATATTGTCACGACCGCAGGTGGGCTGGCTGACATTTCGGCTGTCATGAATACCCTGCCCGGCACGCAGACGGTAGGCGAGGAAGGGAAACTGTTTGTCAGGGGAGGAGACAGCTATGAGACGCAAACGTTCATCGACGGCATGCAGGTGGTCAATGCCTATTCTTCCTCCATGCCGGATGTGCCCTCACGCGGACGCTTCTCGCCCTATATGTTCAACGGCACTATGTTCAGCACCGGCGGTTTTTCAGCTAAATATGGCCAGGCACTTTCTTCGGCCCTGATCCTCAAGTCGAACGACCTTCCCGAACAAACCGTCACCGGATTGTCGCTGATGACCATCGGACCGGGCGTCGAACATACACAGAAATGGGATCGCTCTTCGGTTTCGGCTTCCCTGGAGTATATGAACCTTGCGCCTTATTTCAAACTGATCCCGCAGGAATTTGACTGGGAAAAAGCACCGGAAGGGATGGGAAGCATGATGACGTTCCGGCATCAGACCAATGCCGATGGCATGCTGAAAGGATTTGCCACCTTTAACCATTCGAACGAAAGGATGAATTATCCAAGCCTGAGTGACATTGACCAGGTGATGGCACTCGGACTGAAAAATAACAACCTGTATACGCAGGTGAACTATCAGGATGGGATCGGGAGTAAAATCATTTCCCAGACCGGTGCATCCTTTATGCAAAATACAGATGACACAGATATCGATCAGGACAATCTGAACGAGAAAGAGCAGTCCATCCAGGTGCGGCAGGTCATCAAATACATCTACAGCGAAAAGATCATCGTCGAGGGTGGTGCTGAATGGCAGCGGAAGGAATTCCGTCAGAAGTATTTTTCGGCGGAGGAATCCACTTTGTATCAAACTGAATTTACGGATAATTTATTCAGTGGTTTTGCCGAAGCCGAGGTGAACTGCTCCCACCGCTTTGCTTTGCGGGCAGGCGGCAGGGTCGAGTATTCAGGACTTCTCAGAATGTTCAATATGGCACCCAGGGTGTCGGTGGCCTATAGAACGGGTAAAAGCAGCCAGGTCTCGCTGGCTTACGGGATCTTTTATCAGAGCCCTGACCGTGATTACCTGCTGTTTGATCATGACCTGGATTTTGAACGAGCGGCCCACTACATCCTTAACTATCAGATCATGAAAAACCGTCGGATCTTCCGGGTGGAAGTATACCGCAAAAAGTATGATAATCTTATCAAATACAATGTTTTGAATTCACCGGATCCGAGTAATTACAACAATAACGGCAGTGGATATGCCCAGGGGATCGACATTTTCTGGCGTGACCAGCGGACCTTTTCCAATATCGATTACTGGATCTCTTATTCTTTCCTCGATACGGAAAGGGATTATAAAGACTACCCTGTGTCAGCGGTGCCTACATTCGCCTCCAGACACAATGCCTCGGTGGTGGTGAAATACTGGGTGGGGAAATTGTCCACTCAGTTCGGAGGAACCTACTCTTTTTCAAGCGGGCGGACCTATTACAATCCCAATTCCGATGCATTTCTGAACGATCAAACCAAACCCTATCACGACCTGAGCCTCAATGCCAGTTATCTGACCGAGATCTTCAAGAAATTCACCATTGTTCATCTCTCAGTCAGCAATGTGCTGGGTTTCAATAATGTGTTTGGTTATCACTACCAGACCACCCCCAATCCGGATGGCTCGTATCCCTCGTTTCCCATAAAGCAATGGGCAAAACGGTTCTGGTTCCTGGGAGTGTTCGTATCGATATAG
- a CDS encoding SDR family oxidoreductase, which produces MNYALITGASSGIGYELAKRFAKNGYDVILVARQENKLVQFARELEKEYTIHARVMAIDVSRPDAANEISKWIQDKSLTVDYLVNNAGFYVKGAFSETRWEDEQKMILMQCLNHTRLTKLLLPGMLVRGRGGILNIGSTGSFVPGPYNAVYCAVKSFVLSFSEALAEEVACSGVTVTALCPGGIRTTFQDLNNRRGAFFFPVMDPVKVAETGFNALMNGKRLVVPGMANKIQVFMVRFIPRKIAARFSAYLSAK; this is translated from the coding sequence ATGAATTATGCCCTGATAACCGGAGCCTCCAGTGGAATAGGTTACGAACTGGCCAAACGATTCGCTAAAAACGGGTATGATGTCATTCTTGTTGCAAGGCAGGAAAACAAGCTGGTTCAGTTTGCACGAGAACTGGAAAAGGAGTACACAATTCATGCCCGGGTGATGGCTATTGACGTAAGTCGTCCGGATGCAGCCAATGAAATTTCTAAATGGATACAGGATAAGTCTCTTACCGTCGATTACCTGGTCAACAACGCGGGATTTTATGTAAAAGGAGCTTTTTCTGAGACAAGATGGGAAGACGAGCAGAAAATGATCCTGATGCAATGTTTAAATCACACCCGGCTGACAAAATTGTTACTTCCCGGCATGCTGGTAAGAGGAAGGGGAGGGATCCTGAATATAGGATCGACCGGATCTTTTGTTCCCGGCCCGTACAATGCGGTTTATTGTGCAGTGAAGAGCTTTGTTCTGAGCTTTTCAGAGGCTCTCGCCGAAGAAGTAGCCTGTTCGGGTGTTACGGTCACTGCCCTGTGCCCGGGCGGAATCCGAACCACCTTTCAGGATCTCAACAACAGAAGAGGAGCTTTCTTTTTCCCGGTAATGGATCCTGTAAAAGTCGCTGAAACAGGATTTAACGCATTGATGAATGGGAAACGCCTGGTCGTTCCCGGGATGGCAAACAAAATACAGGTTTTTATGGTGCGGTTCATACCGCGGAAAATTGCGGCAAGGTTTTCAGCATATCTGTCAGCAAAATGA
- a CDS encoding radical SAM protein, with product MKQYFFGIKYLVNYWLIGKTGPLICGLVLHNRCNLRCRHCTVVDRQTNPMRFDETVNVMDAFYAEGGRCLYLEGGEPFMWRDHTFTLEDIVSYAKEKGYYAVIIYTNGTFPIESGADTIFVSVDGLPETHDALRGITFDKIMDHIQRSRHPSIYINYTINSLNKEDVPGFCDYVSRIPQIKGTFFYFHTPYYGYDELFLDSVAKKTILKKLLELKGRYKILNSSAGLQSAIRNDWKKNLNICRVFEDGHYYSCCRENNQGAVCEDCGYLSYAEIDQTLKMKPGAIINALKYF from the coding sequence ATGAAACAGTATTTCTTTGGAATAAAATATCTGGTCAATTATTGGCTCATCGGAAAGACCGGCCCGTTGATATGCGGACTGGTCCTGCATAACAGGTGTAACCTTCGATGCCGCCACTGCACCGTGGTTGACCGTCAAACCAACCCCATGCGATTTGATGAAACCGTGAACGTGATGGATGCCTTTTATGCTGAAGGAGGCCGCTGCCTGTACCTGGAAGGCGGGGAGCCTTTTATGTGGCGGGATCACACTTTCACTTTGGAAGATATTGTCAGTTATGCTAAGGAAAAAGGATACTATGCAGTTATTATTTATACGAACGGCACATTTCCCATCGAATCAGGTGCCGATACCATCTTTGTCAGCGTCGACGGATTGCCGGAAACCCATGATGCATTGAGGGGGATAACCTTTGATAAGATCATGGACCATATTCAGCGATCCCGTCATCCATCGATCTATATCAATTATACGATCAACTCCTTGAATAAGGAGGATGTCCCCGGATTTTGCGACTATGTCAGCCGGATACCGCAAATCAAAGGAACGTTTTTTTACTTTCATACACCATACTACGGTTATGATGAACTTTTTCTGGATAGCGTTGCAAAGAAAACCATCCTGAAGAAACTGCTGGAACTGAAAGGCCGGTATAAAATCTTGAATTCTTCTGCCGGACTTCAATCAGCCATACGAAACGACTGGAAGAAAAATCTGAATATCTGCCGTGTGTTCGAGGATGGTCACTATTATTCCTGTTGCAGGGAAAATAATCAGGGGGCGGTTTGTGAAGACTGCGGTTATCTGAGTTATGCGGAAATTGACCAGACCCTGAAAATGAAGCCCGGGGCCATCATCAATGCATTGAAATACTTTTAA
- a CDS encoding radical SAM protein: protein MFKNNIPSYEQIAEQFRDIPELGIYLHIPFCNQICPYCPYNKELFSEEACRRYKKAVIREIDSYAPISSGKPVTSFYIGGGTPTTMLGKGLEEIIGHIYKHFNMKCTVHMESHPNHLTPENLDAIEALGVKYLSMGVEALQDHHLRSIERPYTVARVKKSVERAVGRSFECVNMDYMFDLPGQTPEEVEQAAHDMVTLGVQQVATYPLFRFPYTRWGNGGNHHRNAIATMFRRRRLLRILEEVLYDSGFERSSVWAFTKQGIAKYCSVTVPLYLGLGASGSSYLKDIFYVNTFSVKDYVNAINSGQSPIALSIDLSEEMQMSGWLYWRIYETQFKKSAFEKRFNTPFDTRYGRFMNILSGIGYLSNGCDQIRLTDKGTYWIHAFEDFFSIDYINKLWGTAKFNPWPEKVIL from the coding sequence GTGTTTAAAAACAACATCCCATCCTATGAACAAATAGCAGAACAATTCAGGGACATTCCTGAACTGGGGATCTATCTTCATATTCCCTTCTGCAACCAGATCTGTCCCTACTGTCCCTATAATAAAGAGCTTTTTTCAGAAGAGGCATGCCGGCGATATAAGAAGGCAGTCATCAGGGAAATCGACTCCTACGCACCCATTTCGTCCGGTAAGCCCGTAACCAGTTTCTACATCGGTGGTGGCACCCCGACCACCATGTTAGGTAAAGGATTGGAGGAGATCATTGGCCATATTTACAAACATTTCAATATGAAATGCACCGTTCACATGGAGAGCCATCCCAACCACCTGACACCTGAGAATCTGGATGCCATTGAAGCCTTGGGTGTAAAGTATCTGAGCATGGGCGTCGAAGCGTTGCAGGACCATCACCTGAGATCTATTGAACGGCCCTATACGGTTGCCAGAGTGAAAAAAAGCGTTGAGAGGGCTGTCGGAAGAAGCTTTGAGTGTGTCAACATGGATTACATGTTCGATCTTCCCGGACAGACGCCGGAAGAAGTCGAACAGGCGGCCCATGATATGGTAACCCTGGGTGTACAACAGGTAGCGACCTATCCCCTGTTCAGGTTCCCTTACACCCGCTGGGGAAATGGAGGGAATCACCATAGAAATGCTATTGCCACCATGTTTCGGCGCAGAAGATTGTTAAGGATACTGGAAGAAGTACTTTATGATTCAGGTTTTGAGCGGTCGTCGGTATGGGCATTCACTAAACAAGGGATTGCAAAATACTGTTCGGTCACCGTCCCTTTATACCTGGGCCTGGGAGCCAGCGGAAGTTCATACCTGAAGGATATTTTTTATGTGAACACGTTCAGTGTGAAAGATTATGTGAACGCCATCAACAGCGGACAATCGCCCATTGCATTATCCATTGACCTTTCCGAAGAAATGCAGATGTCGGGCTGGCTTTACTGGCGGATATACGAAACACAATTCAAAAAAAGCGCATTTGAGAAACGATTTAATACCCCATTTGACACGAGATACGGAAGGTTTATGAACATATTGTCAGGCATCGGGTATTTATCCAACGGCTGTGATCAGATCCGTTTGACTGATAAAGGCACTTACTGGATCCATGCCTTTGAGGATTTCTTCTCCATTGATTACATCAACAAACTCTGGGGCACGGCAAAATTCAATCCCTGGCCAGAAAAGGTGATTTTATAA